A segment of the Leptospiraceae bacterium genome:
TCATTAAAGAAGTTAATGTATTTGATGAGATTGTATTGGAAGAAGGAGAAGAAAGAGTAGAAGATAATGAGAAACAAAAGTAAAAATTATTACATGATTTCTCAAAATAAAACAATTGGAAAAAACGTTTTTGATTTTTTTTGTTCTGATGTTCGGATACTGCAAATAATACTAATGGGAACTTTATTACTGCTTGGAGTAGTTTTTCGTGATTTTTCCATTCAACTAATTCAAATAACGTTTACCTTTACCGCAGGAATATTTACGCAATGGATTTGGAGAAAAATTTTAAATTGTGAACTGGCCTATTTTAGTACTTTAATTACCTGTCTCGGGCTTTCTATTTTAATTCGAAGTGAATTTATTTGGGTACATCCTGCTTTAGCGGTTATAGTTATATCTTCGAAATTTATAATTAGAATTAGGAGTAAACATTTATTTAACCCTGCCATGTTAGGAGTTATACTTGGAATAAACCTATTTCCAAATACTTGGATTTCTCCTGGCCAATGGGGTTACGAACTTACATTGGGAATTTGGATTATAACTTTTGGATTTATTGTTTCTGGTAGAGCAGGTATTTCAGAAATTAGTTTAGCTTTTCTAATATTTTATTTTTCTCTTCTCGCATTTCGTGTAATTTATTTTGGATATCAATGGGAAGTTTGGTTTCATCAATTACAAAATGGAGCTTTAATTCTGTTTACTTTTTTTATGATTACGGATCCTAAGACAATTCCAAATCATCGAATTGCTCGTATTCTTCATGCATTCATTGTGGCAATTGTAGCATACGTTTGGGCATTTTATTTTTTTAAGACCAATAATTTGATATGGGCATTATTCTTATGTTCCCCAATTGTGATTCTTTGGGATTTACTATTTCATGAAAAAAAATACGAATGGAAATCAGTATTAAAATAAGGACTTTCTCAAAATTTATTATTCCTTGGAAAATGCTGTATATACCAATTGCCAAAAGTAAATTCCGATATAATTGTAGAAAACTCGGTTTTTGCAATACCCCTTTTGCGAAAAATAGCTTATATAACTGAAACTTTATCATTTTTTCTAATTTAAGCGGAAATTAAAAAAGTTTATGTATTTAAATTAGACATTAGATTTATATAAAATTTTTCTTGTGCGATAAGTTTATTACGATTAGCCTCTTCTCCGAATAATGTCCTAAAATCTTCGACGAATATTACAATTTGTTCTGTTGTGAAGTTTTTACATAATCCTAAATACTCTTCGGAAAAATACTGAATAGGTCTCAATTTAGACTCTCCAATGCCTTAATATCTTCTATGTCTTGTGGTCTTCCACTTTCGCGTTTCATATTGATTAAATCTTGTTTTGCAACAACACTTAATTCTATGTCAGCATGTTTCATTGTCGTGGAATTCATATCTGCTAAGTCTTTATGAATGAGGATGTCTATTACTTCACTTGGATTATTTGGATTATAAAAAGACCAAGCTATTAGATTTTTCTCCTGGATGAAAACAACACGATTTTTTAGAATAAGGTCAGCATCGACTGGGATTTTGCTTACGAAACCCATTGATTTCAAAATATCTTCACAAAGTTTTAAATTTTTTTCGGTTAGGTCTAAAACTAAATCTACGTCTACCGTGCCTCTTACCGCTCCGTGGAGTGCTACTGCAAATCCGCCGGCAATTGCATATCTAAGAGACTTTGAATTGAATTCTTTACATAAACGTGTGAGTAACATTTGTGTCATTGTAATTCATAGACTGAATCATCAATCAATTTTTATTGTTTTAAATTTTATCGTTTTGATCTATAATTTCTTGCACAACGAAACTAAGAAGTAAAGTCAGGGCTTGGTTGACTTTATCTTTTATTGTCGAATATTTTTCCGTGGCGGATGTTAGTTCTTTTGCCTTTAATTTTTCTGTGCAGGCTTCGCTGTTTTCTTGGAAATCTTTCCACCATATTTTAAATTCATTTATTTTTGATATATCCCCAGGAGAATGAGTTAATGTTTGTAGGTATTCAAGTTCTTTATTAATTTCTAAATACATTTCTTTTATTTCATTGATAAAGTTATCATCTATCCCTTTTGGTTCTACATAGATTCCGGTTATAAGAATGCCGCGAATATTTAGAATGCATTCAATTAATTTTTCTACTGACTTTACTTTTGGTGTAATATCCTTGAATCCAGGAATAGTAAATTGAGAAATAAGAGAATTTAATATTCGACTTGCGGTAAATGTGGATAATGTCCTAGAATCTATTTCCTCTACTGTTTTCAATTGTGAATCTAATGATGTTGATACCTGATTTACACTTTTATGAGATTCGGTTAACAAAGTGTTTGTGCTATTTAAATTCTCCATAATTAGTTTCATACTCAATTCTAAATTTGAAAATGATTTTAAAAAGTCATTTGAATCTTTTAATACTGTTGTTATTGCGGAACTAACGTCTAAATAGGTCAAATTTGCCTTTTGAATTTCTCTTTCAGAATTTTCAGCAAGTTCTACAGAGGAAGAAACATTTATCTCTGTTAACTTAGCTTGTTCTCTCATTTCAAAAATTCCTCTCGCAATTTCCCTTGATATAGAAGAGTTTTTTTGAGCAAGTCTTCCCATTTCTTGAGCTACAACGGCAAATCCTTTTCCGTATTCTCCCGCATGGGCGGATTCTATTTCTGCATTGAGTGCTAACATTTTCGTACTCTCAGAAATTTTTACAAGGTCATTTGAATGAGCAACTAAAAATCCATATTTTGACCAAAGATCCCGAATGGTTTCATTTAGTTCTTTATTTTGTTCTACTAATTCCGAAATTAAATATACTCCGGCCTCCATAGTTTTCACACCATTGTGAACTTTTTTTTGAATGTTGTCAGAGGATTCCCGTATGTTATTATTTTTCTCCGCCATAATTTTTGTTTGCAAATGAATTTCCTTTACTTCACTTGTGACGTTTTTCATTTCCACATTAAATTGTTCCATTTGATTTAAATATGTATCCATTATTTTTCTGACAGTAAATAAATCTTGATTCAATAAATGAGTTTGATCCACTATTTGTTTCATGTTTTGATGCACAATTGCAGAGGAGCGGCTAACAAGTCTTAAAATTAAAGTAAAGCTAGTAAAAAATTGAATAAAAGATTGAAAAAGAGGGATGCTGTTAAATTTTTTTTGGAAACCTGCTAGACTGATACTTAGATTTCTATCTTTTAGTTTTTTAAAACTGTTTTCAAAAAATGATCTCAGTTCTAATTGTCTAAATATTCTAGTCAAAGATTGCTCCCTTTAAATGTTGTAGATTTCGGAAATTATTAATATTTACTTTTCAGTGTCAAGGACTATAAAAAGGCATAAGGCTAATTTCTTAAAAATATTCACTAATTTAATGAAATATACTTGAATTTAATATCGACAGATTTAAAGGAAAGCGATATGCGATAACAAAAATACTTTTTTAAATAGACTGCTTCTAAACTTATAGAGTAAGAAAGGTTTGGAAAAAAAATCGTGAAAATCGATAAAAACTTCATATTACAATATAGGTGAATTTAGGCAAACTGGAAATATAGGTAGTTTACCAATGTTTACTTCAAGCTGAAATTAAGTTCCATCCTTGACTTCATTTTTTATATGCTGTTCTGATAATTATTAGTTGATTTTGCTAGACTGTATTGTAGCTTAACTTTTATTTAAGGATATTATGCTGAATAAGCTATTTACAAACGAGTTTCTGCAAGACACAGATGTTCAGGACTATAAGAAAGGGGATGTCCTCATAGCGGAAGGCGCCTCTTCAGATGAAACGATGTATTTCATTTTAAATGGATTATGTTCGGTCTTTAAAAAACAAGAGGAAACAGCAGTCCAAATCAATCAACTGAAAACGGGTGATTTTTTTGGAGAAATTGCTCTTATTTCAAATCAGCCTAGGACAGCAACCGTAATAGTAGAATCAGATTCTGCAAAATTACTTTTGTTCAGTAAGAAAAAATTCATCCAACAAACAGTATCCAATCCAGTATTAATGTTTTCTATATTGAAAGCTGCGATTGCCCGTTTTTTACGAGCAGACGTTAATCTTGAAACTACCATAAAATCTATTCCAAATATGAAACCAGATTTGATTGTAAAATTAAATCAAAATCATGTAAAATTAGTAAATATAAAAGCCCTAAATTATATTCACTCTTTGCCTATTTTAAATTTAGGAAAAAGTTTAAAAATCTTTTCAGAGGGTAAGGATGCTAATCCTCATATGTATTTCATTTTGAGAGGAAATATTTCTCTGTTAAAAGAGCATCATGGGAAAAATACAGAGATCGCGACTCTTGAGTTAGGGCATTTTTTTGGAGAAACTTCCTTTATTAGTGATACACCCTATACTCATTCTGCAATAACTAAATCGGATGACGTAAAACTTGTTCAATTAGATAAAGTCGCGTTTTTAAAAATTGTAAACCTTCATCCTGAGTTTTTATTTAATAACTTAAAGAATACCATTTGGAAATTGATTAACACAGAAAAAGCTACCTTCAATTTAAAATCCAAAATCGCAAAAGACCCACAAGCGACGACTGATTTGAAAGTATACAATAAAGGGGATTTTATTATTAAAGAAGGTGATGCATCTAACGAAACTATGTATTTTATTTTAGATGGTTCATTTGCTGTATTAAAAAATCGAGGGGATTCAGTTGAAGAAGTGAATGTTTTAAAATCTGGAGATTTTTTTGGAGAACTTTCTCTCATATCTAGTCAACCAAGAACAGCCAGTATCAATGTAAAATCAGAGTCAGGCAAATTACTATTATTCAGTAAAGAAAAATTCATTCAGAAAACAAAAGATAGTCCCGGTTTAATGTTTTCTATTCTAAAGGCAACGATTGCTCGATTAATTCGCGCAGAAGCATCTATCGATAAAATAATCAAGGCATTGCCTGAACTTGATCCAGGATTAGCAATTCGTTTGAACGAAAGTAGAATTGATAACATTAATGTATTTAATTACGTACACAATTTGCATAGTCGGATTTTACTCAAGGGAGATAGAATTTATGCAGAAGGCGAGAAAACAGATGGTGCTATGTATTTTATTTACGAAGGAACTATTGCAGTAATTAAAAAATACCACCGAAAAAATATGAAAATAACAACTTATGAGAAGGGAGATTTTTTTGGGGAAACTTCTATAGTGAGTGATTCGCCTAGATCACAAACAATGATTGCTTCTTCTGAAAAGGCAAAAGTTGTTCGTATTGACAGAGATATTCTTATGAAGATTGTTCATATAAGCCCAGGTTTTCTATTTAGTCTTTTAAGAACTGTTATCTGGAAACTTATTATAGCTGAGAAGGCTTTGTTTAAATTAAATTTAAAAGTAGATGATATTTACGAAAAGAAATCTTAATTAACAGATACTTTTTCTGAAAGTGCTAAAGTTTTGTAATCTTTCCCGCCACCATGATAACGATACAACATAGTTCTAAGTAACAGCTTCATACCTGATTTGATTGATTCAGCATTTTCTAAATCGATTAAGTCAAATATGACAGGCATTACTTTAGGATCATCAATTTGATTTAATGCGGATAAGAATTCAGAGCGAAGTTCGTTCGCTTCGCCAGATTGTAGCTTTTTCAAAATTACTGGAACAGCCGATTTTTCTTTTAATACACCAAGGGAACGTGTAACTTCAATTTTTACGTCGACTACTTGTTCAGTATGGAGAGAAGAAACTAAATCCTTAATAACGGGAGTCGCTTTTAATTTTCCAATTGCATAAGCTGACTTAGAGCGAACTTGACTATCCTGATCTTTCAGTAAAGCTGCCGAAAGACCAATTCCACCTCCGTGGTTATTTAAGATTAGAAGGCTATCGACCATTTTAAGTCTCAGAGGAGAAAGTGTTTCCTTTTCCATAGCAACTGAAATAAATCTTGCATAGGATGAATCCTTAATCGTGTTTATAGCATCCACAGTAACATCTCGAACTTCTCGGTTAGAGTCGAATATAGTTTTTTGAAATACAGTCGTCGGAAATTTTGACTTTTGATTTGCAAGAGATACAACAGCAGTTTTCCTTACTTCATAGTTAGTGTCGTTAGTTGCCATTGCTAATACGACATTTAGTTTTTCTTTGAGGCCGAGTTTCTCTATCACGACTACACATTCACTTCGAATCGCAGGGCTTGGATCTGTCAAAAGTTTTGTTACGTGCATACTAGCACGTTCGTCATTTATATGATTCAAAGATTCGAGATAATAATACCGGTGAATTGGTTGGTCAGAACTTCCTAATTCTAAAATAAATGGAAGAGCCCGATCGTCCTTAAAACTATCAATTGCTTTAAATGTATATTCTCTAACTGTTGCATCTCTATAGGTGATAAAATTTAGAATTTGATACATTAACCTTTTTTCTTTGTGGATAGCTGCAAAGTCTAGGATTTTGATTATATTTGCTTCATTTTTTGTATTTTCAAATACCCATTCTAAATCTTCCAAAAATAGAGGATTAAATTTTTCTAAATCAGCTCCAAAAGAAAAGTATACATCAAGGATTAATCCTTGTAAGTCACCTTCTGATTTAGTTTTTCTGAGGATAGAGGATACAATCGGGAATAGATCTTGTCTATTAGATGACTTGAAAGCGAGTAGGGCTTCTCGCTGTTTTTTATCTGAACCTAAAAGGTTTTCTTTCATTTCATCCTTATCTGAATCCGCCGCTGCAACGGAAAAAAAACTAGTGAAAGCAAGGATTAGAGGAATACCTTTTATTAAAAAAGCCATACCGGATATTGAATCTGTTTTTTTTGTAGTGTTTTTCATCAATAAAATTACTTAAATAAGTGCAATTTGCAACTGCCTCTCACTGTCCGGTACTAGCTATATTTAGTCAAGCCCTTTAGTATGGGGTTTGCTTACTCTGGATACTCGTTTCATACTCAGCCCTTGCCGCTCTTTTATTGTCGTATGCTTCTGTTAAATTCGGATCCAAATCAATGGCATTCTGGAACTCACGTAAAGCTTTTTTATACTCATGATTTTCGTAGTAGCAAATTCCTAGATAGTTGTATGCTTTAGCAGCCAGTTTGGGCTTTATATCAGACCGGACAATTGCTGTAAGTTCATCAATGGCCTTTTCTCTATCCATGAGAGACTTTGAATCGATTAGTACTTTTGCTAGAACAAGTCTGCTTTCCATATCGTCTGGGTCTATATGGGAGCCGCGGTAAGCTTCATCTTTTGCTTTCGTTTTATTTTTTGAATCACCTTCTGAATAAACGAGAGCTAACTTTCTATGGGCTAACTTTATTTCTTCTCCACTTTTGGAATGATTTAAAACAAAAATTAAATTCTTTTCTGCCAAATCAAATTGTTTCTTTTTAAAGTAGGTGTCTGCTAATTTTAATCTAACTTTATAATTGTATTGATTTGTTTTTGCTATTTCTTCGTATTCAGTTGCTGCTTCATCTAGATAATTGTTTTCTTGGTAGTAGTCAGCTATTGCTTCTTTGTGTTTTGATTCGGTAGGATTTAGAGCATTTGCTTTTCTCCAGCTCTCTAATGCTTTGGAAGGTTGTCCTGCATTCTTGTATGCAATACCTAGATTATAATACGCATTTTCATTTTTCGGATTTAAATCTAGTGCTTTTTCAAATTCTACAATTGCTTCCCCATATCTCTCCATATCATCTAAAATGATCCCTAGATTTACGAGAGCATTTTCAGTATTTGAGTCACCTGGTGTTATGCGGATTACTTTTCTAAAAGCATCTTCTGCTTGGCTTAAATTCCCATGATTATAATATAAATCTGCAAGTTGATTTAGGGTATCTACATCGTCTGGTCGAAGTCTCATTGCTTTTTCTAAAGAAGCAATAGCGTTGTCATACATTTTTAAGTCTGCAAATGATTCAGCTATGTATCTATAAATTTGCGGATCCGTAGCTCCTGCATCCTGTGCTTTTTGGAAAAAGGCAACTGCTTCTTCCGTATTTTTTTTCTTTAGGAGAATAATACCTAAGTTGTAAAGATAACGAGAGTCATTCGGTTTGATAGTAATTGCTTCTCTAAAATGGTGTTCAGCTCCATTCAAATCTTCTCGGTGGTAAAAGATAGAGCCCAAATGGCCGTGAGAGAATTCTGCAATTTGACCTGTTCCCGCACTTTGAATCGCTTTTCGAAAATTATCAATTGCTTCCGGAATCATTCCTTGTTTGTATTGAGTAAGTGCTAAATTGTAAGTAAGATAAGGATCACCCGGTGTGTTGGAAAGACCATCTTTATAACTTTCCATCGCAGCTTTTGGATCATTCGAATCGTACAAAAGATTTCCAGCTAAGAGAGCAACTTTAGAATCGTTAGGTGCTATTTGTTTAGCTCTTTGAATTGTAGATCGCGCATCACTAATTCGACCTTCATGTTTATATGCAACGGCTAAGTCATAGTAGGCGTAAATATTTTTAGAATCATAGGCAACAGCTTTTTTTAGATAATCAATAGCTTGTGCATATCTACCTTTTTCATCATAGATAATACCCAAAATTGTGAGTGCTATTGATTTATCCTCATCCGTTTCTGGACGATTTAGAAATTCTTCACATTTAGTTTCTGCTTTCTTTTGATACCTTTCTTGGTACAAGGTTATACATTCAGCAAGTCTAGGGTTCATAGAACTCGAAGGCAGATACGGCTTTTCTAAAATTCGGTCTAAAGAACCAGACTTATCTGTTGCTAAATCATTCTTAGAAAAACCACCAAGCCCACTTTTATTTCCAAAAAAATAAAACCAAGAAGTACCAGCTATTACTAAAACTAATAATATAAAAAATAGAACCCAAGGTAGATAATTGGTAGCAGTTTGTTGCCTTACCCGCATGGTAGAATATTCATCTGTTTCGTATTGAGTTACGTTAGGATTGGTTTCAGGTTCAACTGATTCAAACTTAAGTCTATTTTTCTTGATTGGTTCCATCACAAATCTCCACTGAGTTTGGCTAATTCGTCCTTATACACTGCATCTAGAATTCCATTGATAAAGGTTACAGCAGTTTCTGATTCAAACTCTCTTGTAAGCTCTATCGCTTCGTTGATTACAACTTTCGGGGGGATATCCCTTTGGTTGATCAAACTATATATGGACAAACGCAAAATACAGCGATTAACAACTGAAATGCGTTCGAATTCCCAGTTTTTTGAGTAGGACTTTATTATTGTATCGAGTAAATCCCAATTTTTCACAACACCTTTAATTAATTGCGTTGCAAGTTCTTTTTCTTCTGGCTCTAGAACTTTGTCATACCAACTAAAACTGATTGCATCTCCAATCGAGACACCGGTTAGTTCAATTTGGTAAAGGGCTTGTAGGGTGACGGATCTACTTTTATGTCTGGATGCCATTAGATTTGTTTCAAGAGATTGACCATCTCAATTGCAGTGGATGCAGCCTCAAAGCCTTTATTACCAGCTTTTGTTCCGGCCCGTTCTATGGCTTGCTCGATATTCTCCGTCGTCAATACACCGAAA
Coding sequences within it:
- a CDS encoding RnfABCDGE type electron transport complex subunit D, with amino-acid sequence MRNKSKNYYMISQNKTIGKNVFDFFCSDVRILQIILMGTLLLLGVVFRDFSIQLIQITFTFTAGIFTQWIWRKILNCELAYFSTLITCLGLSILIRSEFIWVHPALAVIVISSKFIIRIRSKHLFNPAMLGVILGINLFPNTWISPGQWGYELTLGIWIITFGFIVSGRAGISEISLAFLIFYFSLLAFRVIYFGYQWEVWFHQLQNGALILFTFFMITDPKTIPNHRIARILHAFIVAIVAYVWAFYFFKTNNLIWALFLCSPIVILWDLLFHEKKYEWKSVLK
- a CDS encoding cyclic nucleotide-binding domain-containing protein, whose amino-acid sequence is MLNKLFTNEFLQDTDVQDYKKGDVLIAEGASSDETMYFILNGLCSVFKKQEETAVQINQLKTGDFFGEIALISNQPRTATVIVESDSAKLLLFSKKKFIQQTVSNPVLMFSILKAAIARFLRADVNLETTIKSIPNMKPDLIVKLNQNHVKLVNIKALNYIHSLPILNLGKSLKIFSEGKDANPHMYFILRGNISLLKEHHGKNTEIATLELGHFFGETSFISDTPYTHSAITKSDDVKLVQLDKVAFLKIVNLHPEFLFNNLKNTIWKLINTEKATFNLKSKIAKDPQATTDLKVYNKGDFIIKEGDASNETMYFILDGSFAVLKNRGDSVEEVNVLKSGDFFGELSLISSQPRTASINVKSESGKLLLFSKEKFIQKTKDSPGLMFSILKATIARLIRAEASIDKIIKALPELDPGLAIRLNESRIDNINVFNYVHNLHSRILLKGDRIYAEGEKTDGAMYFIYEGTIAVIKKYHRKNMKITTYEKGDFFGETSIVSDSPRSQTMIASSEKAKVVRIDRDILMKIVHISPGFLFSLLRTVIWKLIIAEKALFKLNLKVDDIYEKKS
- a CDS encoding HEAT repeat domain-containing protein, with the translated sequence MKNTTKKTDSISGMAFLIKGIPLILAFTSFFSVAAADSDKDEMKENLLGSDKKQREALLAFKSSNRQDLFPIVSSILRKTKSEGDLQGLILDVYFSFGADLEKFNPLFLEDLEWVFENTKNEANIIKILDFAAIHKEKRLMYQILNFITYRDATVREYTFKAIDSFKDDRALPFILELGSSDQPIHRYYYLESLNHINDERASMHVTKLLTDPSPAIRSECVVVIEKLGLKEKLNVVLAMATNDTNYEVRKTAVVSLANQKSKFPTTVFQKTIFDSNREVRDVTVDAINTIKDSSYARFISVAMEKETLSPLRLKMVDSLLILNNHGGGIGLSAALLKDQDSQVRSKSAYAIGKLKATPVIKDLVSSLHTEQVVDVKIEVTRSLGVLKEKSAVPVILKKLQSGEANELRSEFLSALNQIDDPKVMPVIFDLIDLENAESIKSGMKLLLRTMLYRYHGGGKDYKTLALSEKVSVN
- a CDS encoding tetratricopeptide repeat protein, which encodes MMEPIKKNRLKFESVEPETNPNVTQYETDEYSTMRVRQQTATNYLPWVLFFILLVLVIAGTSWFYFFGNKSGLGGFSKNDLATDKSGSLDRILEKPYLPSSSMNPRLAECITLYQERYQKKAETKCEEFLNRPETDEDKSIALTILGIIYDEKGRYAQAIDYLKKAVAYDSKNIYAYYDLAVAYKHEGRISDARSTIQRAKQIAPNDSKVALLAGNLLYDSNDPKAAMESYKDGLSNTPGDPYLTYNLALTQYKQGMIPEAIDNFRKAIQSAGTGQIAEFSHGHLGSIFYHREDLNGAEHHFREAITIKPNDSRYLYNLGIILLKKKNTEEAVAFFQKAQDAGATDPQIYRYIAESFADLKMYDNAIASLEKAMRLRPDDVDTLNQLADLYYNHGNLSQAEDAFRKVIRITPGDSNTENALVNLGIILDDMERYGEAIVEFEKALDLNPKNENAYYNLGIAYKNAGQPSKALESWRKANALNPTESKHKEAIADYYQENNYLDEAATEYEEIAKTNQYNYKVRLKLADTYFKKKQFDLAEKNLIFVLNHSKSGEEIKLAHRKLALVYSEGDSKNKTKAKDEAYRGSHIDPDDMESRLVLAKVLIDSKSLMDREKAIDELTAIVRSDIKPKLAAKAYNYLGICYYENHEYKKALREFQNAIDLDPNLTEAYDNKRAARAEYETSIQSKQTPY
- the nusB gene encoding transcription antitermination factor NusB, with the translated sequence MASRHKSRSVTLQALYQIELTGVSIGDAISFSWYDKVLEPEEKELATQLIKGVVKNWDLLDTIIKSYSKNWEFERISVVNRCILRLSIYSLINQRDIPPKVVINEAIELTREFESETAVTFINGILDAVYKDELAKLSGDL